Proteins from one Staphylococcus saprophyticus subsp. saprophyticus ATCC 15305 = NCTC 7292 genomic window:
- a CDS encoding glycosyltransferase family 4 protein yields MKKVLFVSKTRGFFNHLFNTKFNGWMISSLNNSYEKFTMKKKILSLVGRSTILDIIGYIHTIKTVTNKADIYATYNRFLEANVPYIIYLENPTALFHYKLKRYSTKMGKRNLTKLINDKNLKAVICMSEACREGFIKLYGPIIERDDLIIEQIYPLITEEKLQIDTRHNDNKKFSLLFIAQGKGFISKGGIEVVNTFIQLEKKIKNIELNIITSSNDIPPKILLKINNSENINLIEFGISYDELKKYYIESNVLIHLTRQDSFGLTILEAMKYGTPVITTKLYSIPELIKENKNGYLTEPSYWFFNQENLPNPAVWNNRRNTIFSKKSDKSKEKFLYDKIIYLYENREDYNQLKDTAYRNSKEKPFSEEFIINKWENLLNKIEMRKEK; encoded by the coding sequence ATGAAAAAAGTATTATTTGTTTCTAAGACAAGAGGTTTTTTCAATCATCTTTTTAACACAAAATTTAATGGATGGATGATTAGTTCATTAAATAATAGTTATGAAAAATTCACTATGAAAAAGAAGATATTATCTTTAGTGGGAAGAAGTACAATTTTAGATATTATAGGTTATATTCATACAATAAAAACGGTAACCAATAAGGCAGATATATATGCTACATATAACAGATTCTTAGAAGCAAATGTACCATATATAATATATTTAGAAAATCCAACCGCATTATTTCACTATAAGCTAAAAAGATACTCAACTAAAATGGGAAAAAGAAATTTAACAAAGTTAATAAATGATAAGAACTTAAAAGCAGTTATTTGTATGTCCGAAGCATGTAGGGAAGGGTTTATTAAATTATATGGACCAATAATAGAGAGAGATGATCTGATTATTGAACAAATATATCCATTAATAACTGAAGAAAAATTGCAAATAGACACACGGCATAATGATAATAAAAAATTCAGTTTGCTTTTTATAGCTCAAGGAAAAGGGTTTATATCAAAAGGTGGAATTGAAGTTGTAAATACATTTATTCAATTAGAAAAAAAGATAAAAAATATAGAGTTAAATATTATCACTTCAAGCAATGACATTCCACCAAAGATATTGTTGAAGATTAATAATTCTGAAAACATTAATCTTATTGAGTTTGGTATTAGTTATGATGAATTAAAGAAATACTATATAGAATCTAATGTACTTATTCACTTAACTAGACAAGATAGTTTTGGATTAACAATATTAGAAGCAATGAAATATGGGACGCCTGTTATCACTACAAAACTATATTCTATCCCAGAATTAATTAAAGAGAATAAGAATGGTTATTTAACGGAACCAAGTTATTGGTTTTTTAATCAGGAAAATTTACCGAACCCAGCTGTATGGAATAATAGGAGAAATACTATATTTTCAAAAAAAAGTGATAAAAGTAAAGAGAAATTTTTATATGATAAAATAATTTATTTGTACGAAAATCGGGAAGATTATAATCAACTTAAAGATACTGCTTATAGGAATTCTAAAGAAAAGCCATTTTCAGAAGAATTTATAATAAATAAATGGGAAAATCTTTTAAATAAAATAGAGATGAGGAAAGAAAAATGA
- a CDS encoding polysaccharide biosynthesis tyrosine autokinase — MAKKIDTEITTLITHKKPKAVVSEKFRGIRSNILFSTADAEIQTLLIASDKPSSGKSTVSANIAVTYAQAGFKTLLIDGDMRKPTQHYIFNKNNIKGLSNVIINKSTFEDAVYSTEVLNLDVLTSGPIPPNPSELIGSSNMMDLFEELKQRYDFILIDTPPVNTVTDAQLFGELTKNAVYIIDVETNNKESVKKGKNLLEKSGTKILGAVLNKAQLDKSSSSYYYYGEES, encoded by the coding sequence ATGGCTAAGAAAATAGATACAGAAATAACGACATTAATTACTCATAAAAAACCTAAAGCAGTCGTAAGTGAAAAATTCAGAGGAATTAGATCGAATATTTTATTTTCCACTGCAGATGCTGAGATACAGACATTATTAATTGCATCTGATAAACCATCTTCAGGTAAATCAACAGTATCAGCAAATATAGCAGTAACTTATGCGCAAGCAGGTTTTAAAACATTGTTAATTGATGGAGATATGAGAAAGCCAACCCAACATTATATATTTAATAAAAATAATATTAAAGGGTTGTCCAATGTAATCATCAATAAAAGTACTTTTGAAGATGCTGTTTATAGTACTGAGGTTTTAAATTTAGATGTTTTAACTTCAGGACCAATACCACCAAACCCATCTGAATTAATTGGTTCGTCTAATATGATGGATTTATTTGAAGAACTTAAACAACGATATGATTTCATTCTTATTGATACACCACCAGTTAATACAGTAACGGATGCACAATTATTTGGTGAATTAACTAAAAATGCAGTCTATATTATAGATGTTGAAACCAATAACAAAGAATCAGTTAAAAAAGGTAAAAATTTATTAGAGAAATCTGGGACTAAAATTCTAGGTGCTGTATTAAACAAAGCTCAATTAGATAAATCGTCAAGTTCTTATTATTACTATGGAGAAGAATCGTAA
- a CDS encoding polysaccharide biosynthesis protein — protein MMLLFIDSIIVTFSVFLGYYILEPFFKGYSINVLILSSLILLISHHVFAQIFDLYHRAWEYASVSELILIVKSVTSSIVATGIIVPIFTQQAPFLRLYFITWMMHLLLIGGSRLSWRIYRKTFISKEGKKKPTLIVGGGRGGSLLIRQMMNTPYMGMEPVLVVDDDSNKQKMSIASGVKVQGCIKDIPELVKKFNIKKIIIAIPTLSQQRLREINKLCEGTNVEVFKMPNIENVMSGEIEVNKLKKVEVEDLLGRDPVELDMASISKELTHKTILVTGAGGSIGSEICRQVCKFTPDRIMLLGHGENSIYHIHQELIGLYKEEIEVIPIIADVQDKERMKKVMQAYKPYVVYHAAAHKHVPLMEYNPQEAIKNNVLGTRNTAEAAKLAEVSKFVMVSTDKAVNPPNVMGASKRVAEMVIQSMNNETSKTDFVAVRFGNVLGSRGSVIPLFKKQIEAGGPVTVTHPGMTRYFMTIPEASRLVLQAGALATGGEIFVLDMGKPVKIVDLAKNLIRLSGYKEEDIGIEFSGIRSGEKLFEELLNKDEIHPEQVYEKIYRGKVQKIEKEELYNKIDDFLINESVRDEIIFFVNNNKTGEEKCKMD, from the coding sequence ATGATGTTGTTGTTCATAGACTCAATAATTGTAACTTTTTCAGTGTTTTTAGGATATTACATCTTAGAACCCTTTTTTAAAGGCTACTCAATTAACGTGTTGATTTTATCATCACTCATCTTGCTTATATCGCATCATGTATTCGCTCAAATCTTTGATTTGTATCATAGAGCTTGGGAATATGCGAGTGTTAGTGAATTAATATTAATCGTTAAATCGGTTACAAGTTCCATCGTTGCTACAGGGATAATTGTTCCAATATTTACACAACAAGCACCTTTTTTACGACTGTATTTTATAACTTGGATGATGCACTTATTGTTAATCGGTGGATCCAGGTTGTCTTGGAGAATATATAGAAAGACATTTATTAGTAAAGAAGGTAAAAAGAAACCAACTCTTATAGTAGGTGGTGGTAGAGGTGGTTCATTGCTTATTCGTCAAATGATGAATACACCATATATGGGAATGGAACCAGTTCTAGTAGTAGATGATGATTCTAATAAACAAAAAATGTCTATCGCATCTGGCGTTAAAGTTCAAGGTTGCATTAAAGATATACCAGAATTAGTAAAGAAATTTAATATTAAAAAAATCATCATTGCCATTCCGACACTTTCACAACAGAGATTAAGAGAAATCAATAAGTTGTGTGAAGGTACGAATGTAGAAGTATTTAAAATGCCTAACATAGAAAATGTTATGTCAGGCGAAATTGAAGTTAATAAATTGAAAAAAGTAGAGGTTGAAGATTTACTAGGAAGGGATCCAGTAGAGCTAGATATGGCATCCATTTCAAAAGAATTAACACACAAAACGATACTTGTAACAGGAGCAGGTGGATCAATCGGTTCTGAAATATGTAGACAAGTATGTAAGTTCACACCAGATAGAATCATGCTACTTGGTCATGGAGAGAATAGTATATATCACATTCATCAAGAACTTATTGGACTATATAAAGAAGAAATAGAAGTCATACCCATTATTGCAGACGTTCAAGATAAAGAGCGTATGAAAAAAGTCATGCAAGCTTATAAACCATACGTTGTTTATCATGCAGCAGCACATAAACACGTACCACTAATGGAGTACAATCCACAAGAAGCAATTAAGAATAATGTTTTAGGAACAAGAAATACAGCAGAAGCAGCTAAATTAGCAGAAGTAAGTAAATTTGTAATGGTATCAACAGATAAAGCAGTAAACCCACCAAACGTCATGGGCGCTTCTAAACGAGTAGCAGAAATGGTCATACAAAGTATGAACAATGAAACAAGTAAGACAGACTTCGTAGCAGTACGATTCGGAAACGTGCTTGGTTCAAGAGGGTCTGTAATACCGCTATTCAAAAAGCAAATAGAAGCGGGCGGTCCGGTAACAGTGACTCACCCAGGTATGACAAGGTACTTTATGACGATACCAGAAGCATCAAGACTGGTCTTACAAGCGGGCGCATTAGCAACAGGTGGGGAAATATTTGTATTAGATATGGGTAAACCTGTGAAAATAGTTGACTTAGCCAAAAATCTTATTAGATTAAGTGGTTATAAAGAAGAAGATATCGGGATAGAGTTCAGTGGCATTAGATCTGGTGAAAAATTGTTTGAAGAACTATTAAATAAGGATGAAATTCATCCAGAACAAGTGTACGAAAAGATTTATAGAGGGAAAGTTCAAAAGATAGAAAAAGAAGAATTATATAATAAAATCGATGATTTTCTTATAAACGAGAGTGTTCGAGATGAAATAATCTTTTTTGTCAATAATAATAAAACGGGAGAAGAAAAATGCAAAATGGATTAG
- a CDS encoding glycosyltransferase family 2 protein, with translation MQNGLVSVIMPLYNNEDYIEKSILSVINQTYENWEILIINDKSVDSSKEIATKYSDIYSNIKLINLKINNGVANARNIGINNARGEYMAFLDSDDEWLPQKLEKQINFMNKNDYNFTCTYYGKMDSENSVLPTVIKPKYSLNYNQILKNNIGNSTAIINVKKLGKFTVPLIKKRNDYALWLKVIKKAKKVHTLEEVLSYHRLHSNSLSSKKLDLIKYHYLVYRNYENLSIVKTISLIIYWSVKTIYKMIRSKIL, from the coding sequence ATGCAAAATGGATTAGTAAGTGTGATAATGCCGCTTTACAATAATGAAGATTATATTGAAAAATCTATTTTATCAGTGATAAATCAAACTTATGAAAATTGGGAAATTCTAATTATTAATGATAAATCAGTAGACTCCTCAAAGGAAATTGCAACAAAATATTCTGATATCTATAGTAATATTAAATTAATAAATTTAAAAATCAATAATGGTGTGGCCAATGCTAGAAATATTGGAATTAACAATGCACGTGGAGAATATATGGCATTTTTAGATAGTGATGATGAATGGTTACCTCAAAAACTTGAGAAGCAAATTAACTTTATGAATAAAAATGATTATAATTTCACATGTACTTATTACGGAAAAATGGATAGTGAAAATAGTGTTTTACCCACAGTAATTAAACCAAAATATTCATTGAATTATAATCAAATTTTAAAAAATAATATAGGTAATTCAACTGCAATCATTAACGTAAAAAAACTAGGGAAATTCACGGTGCCCTTAATAAAAAAAAGAAATGATTATGCACTATGGTTAAAGGTAATTAAAAAAGCAAAGAAAGTACATACCTTAGAAGAAGTTTTATCTTATCATAGGCTGCATTCAAATAGTTTGTCATCCAAAAAATTAGATTTGATAAAATATCATTATTTAGTTTATAGAAATTATGAAAACTTATCTATAGTTAAAACGATTTCTTTAATTATATATTGGAGTGTAAAAACAATTTATAAAATGATTAGGAGTAAAATTCTATGA
- a CDS encoding lipopolysaccharide biosynthesis protein, which yields MTGKIKSKNYIKFLQDVLINVLSSTLLAMSLQLIIFPFLSSGISTTEFGTLIAIYGVNNLIVNFLGNSLNNIRLINRQSVEGYNLIIYIINTLSVILVLISINILSINIGAINLILFCIFTFLANNRNYFMVNYRLKLQYNKILKLNILIILGYFLGLLLYMHTDLWSIIFLSGEIFAVIYMFITNALIINVSKDEFKFNKAITLDFIKLSFSNFINNFLNYLDRFLIIPILGAASMGIYFAASAISKIIIMILTPINNVLLSHITNLDMNIKRRRLILLYLITLLFIFPLYFIINSFSNFLVDILYINLADEAKKLIPIITIGILFNIVTNLLNNFLLKKYPITYQTIIQFVYGTVYLMLAILLSTNFGLKGFAYSLVIANITKYLMHVLIVLFVKQNKEKN from the coding sequence ATGACAGGTAAAATTAAATCCAAAAATTACATTAAATTTTTACAAGATGTATTAATAAATGTTTTATCGAGTACTTTACTAGCAATGTCACTTCAATTAATAATATTTCCATTTCTTTCTAGTGGTATCAGTACTACAGAATTCGGGACTTTAATTGCAATTTATGGAGTGAATAATCTTATAGTTAATTTTTTGGGAAATTCGTTAAATAATATTAGATTAATAAATAGACAAAGTGTAGAGGGATATAATTTAATTATATATATAATAAACACGCTTTCAGTTATTTTAGTACTAATAAGCATAAATATACTAAGTATAAATATAGGTGCGATAAATTTAATTTTATTCTGTATATTTACATTTTTAGCTAACAATAGAAATTACTTTATGGTCAATTATAGATTGAAGTTACAATATAATAAAATATTAAAATTAAACATTCTGATAATATTAGGTTATTTTCTGGGATTATTATTATATATGCACACAGACTTGTGGAGTATTATATTTTTAAGTGGTGAAATTTTCGCTGTTATATATATGTTTATAACAAATGCATTAATAATAAATGTATCAAAAGATGAGTTTAAATTTAATAAAGCAATAACTTTGGATTTTATAAAATTAAGTTTTTCCAACTTTATTAATAATTTTTTGAATTACCTTGATAGATTCTTAATTATTCCTATTTTAGGAGCAGCAAGTATGGGGATTTATTTTGCTGCTAGTGCAATCTCTAAAATAATAATTATGATCTTGACACCTATTAATAATGTATTGTTATCGCATATCACTAACTTAGATATGAATATAAAGAGAAGGCGGTTAATTTTATTATATCTAATAACATTATTATTTATTTTTCCATTATATTTTATAATAAATTCTTTTTCCAATTTTTTAGTAGATATACTTTATATAAATTTGGCAGATGAAGCAAAAAAGCTGATTCCCATTATTACAATTGGTATTTTATTTAATATAGTAACAAATTTATTGAATAATTTTCTATTAAAAAAATATCCAATAACATATCAAACGATAATTCAATTTGTATATGGAACTGTATATTTAATGCTAGCAATATTATTAAGTACCAATTTTGGATTAAAAGGATTTGCTTATAGTTTGGTAATAGCCAATATAACAAAATATTTGATGCATGTTCTAATTGTTTTATTTGTAAAACAAAATAAGGAGAAAAATTAA
- a CDS encoding glycosyltransferase family 4 protein: MKTLHLCSIFGDAFFQNFIKSINENNESEVFYPRKNGYTYNNNQAFVHSLELYNGIDRYLYYTKQKKCINEIERYYKLNEFSIIHAHTLYTDGYQAYILNKKYNIPYIVTVRSTDINYFYKYRKDLYFIARNIIKNSKGIVFLSKSYLTRTEKLFNINLKSKSNIITNGIDDFFISNIYNKPKYNDNTKTILTVGYISKRKNQLKICKAINKLNKRGYSIKYVIIGKSLDKKILRKILKYSFVEYKEFMDKNTLIKEYRKADIFAMASLHETFGLTYLEALSQNTPVLYTKSEGFDQLFNDGEVGYSVNPLSTLDISEKIEKILQEKYRYDQVYLKVQQFEWQDIGRKYKLLYQNLGQAHDR; this comes from the coding sequence ATGAAAACCTTACATTTATGTTCAATATTTGGTGATGCATTTTTTCAAAATTTCATAAAATCAATCAATGAAAATAATGAATCTGAAGTATTTTATCCACGCAAGAACGGATATACTTACAATAATAATCAAGCATTTGTTCATAGCCTAGAATTATATAATGGAATTGATAGATATTTATACTATACTAAACAAAAAAAATGTATAAATGAAATAGAAAGATATTATAAACTAAATGAATTTTCAATTATCCATGCCCACACATTATATACAGATGGTTATCAAGCATATATATTGAATAAAAAATACAACATTCCTTATATTGTTACTGTTAGATCAACAGATATTAATTATTTTTATAAATATAGAAAGGATTTATATTTTATAGCGAGAAATATAATAAAAAATTCTAAAGGAATTGTTTTTTTATCTAAGAGTTATTTAACAAGGACTGAAAAACTGTTTAATATTAACCTGAAGAGTAAAAGTAATATAATCACTAATGGAATTGATGATTTTTTCATTTCAAACATATATAACAAACCAAAATATAATGATAATACAAAAACTATTTTAACTGTGGGATATATTTCAAAAAGAAAAAATCAACTAAAAATATGCAAAGCAATAAATAAATTAAATAAAAGAGGATATAGTATTAAATATGTAATTATAGGTAAATCTTTAGATAAAAAGATTTTAAGAAAGATTCTAAAATATTCATTCGTTGAATATAAAGAATTTATGGATAAAAATACCTTGATCAAAGAATATCGTAAAGCAGATATTTTTGCCATGGCTTCATTACATGAGACTTTTGGGCTAACATATTTAGAAGCATTAAGCCAAAATACCCCAGTACTATATACTAAGTCAGAAGGATTTGATCAGTTATTTAATGATGGAGAAGTTGGATACTCTGTAAATCCATTATCGACATTAGATATTTCTGAAAAGATAGAAAAAATTCTTCAGGAAAAATATAGATATGATCAGGTATATTTAAAAGTTCAACAATTTGAATGGCAGGATATAGGTAGAAAATATAAGCTGCTTTATCAAAATTTAGGACAAGCCCATGACAGGTAA
- a CDS encoding Wzz/FepE/Etk N-terminal domain-containing protein, translated as MEETIDLNKLFAILKKNMKYLIILPIVFLVLSMMMTFLFITPKYSSSTQVLVNQKETDSQMMAQQVQSDLQLVNTYSEIIKSPRILDKVSKNLKGKYSSEEIAGMLTVSNQAESQILNIAVENESREAAGKVANEIANVFSKDVNKIMNVDNVSILSKADYYGSKDSPKPLINAVVGVFLGLIVALIIIFLKEILDKRIKTEEDVEELLDLPVLGVIQRFDY; from the coding sequence ATGGAAGAAACAATTGATTTAAATAAACTATTTGCAATATTAAAGAAAAACATGAAGTATTTAATAATTTTACCGATAGTGTTTCTTGTTTTAAGTATGATGATGACATTCTTATTTATCACACCTAAATATTCTTCTTCTACACAAGTACTTGTTAACCAAAAAGAAACAGACAGCCAAATGATGGCTCAACAAGTGCAATCAGACTTACAACTAGTCAATACATACTCAGAAATTATTAAGAGTCCAAGAATATTAGACAAAGTATCTAAAAATTTAAAAGGTAAGTATTCTAGTGAAGAAATTGCAGGCATGCTTACAGTTAGCAATCAAGCAGAATCACAAATTTTAAACATAGCTGTTGAAAATGAAAGTCGTGAAGCAGCAGGTAAAGTTGCTAATGAAATAGCAAACGTCTTTAGTAAAGATGTTAATAAAATTATGAATGTAGATAATGTTTCTATTCTTTCTAAAGCAGATTATTATGGAAGTAAAGATTCACCTAAACCACTTATTAACGCAGTAGTCGGTGTTTTTTTAGGCTTAATTGTCGCACTTATTATAATATTCTTGAAAGAAATCTTAGATAAGAGAATAAAAACAGAAGAAGATGTAGAAGAATTATTGGATTTACCAGTATTAGGAGTTATACAAAGATTTGATTATTAA
- the galU gene encoding UTP--glucose-1-phosphate uridylyltransferase GalU, whose protein sequence is MKIKKAIIPAAGLGTRFLPATKAMPKEMLPILDKPTIQYIVEEAVAAGIEDIIIVTGKHKRAIEDHFDNQKELEMILEEKGKSDLLQSVKYSSNLANMFYVRQKEQKGLGHAIWTARQFIGNEPFAVLLGDDIVQADTPAIKQLMNQYETTGKSIIGVQQVNEIETHRYGIVDPEESYNELFSVNKFVEKPEIGTAPSNLAIMGRYVLKPDIFDYLERQEIGRGGEIQLTDAIEHLNSEDCVYAYNFEGERYDVGEKIGFVKTTIQFALKDDYMKKEITEFIKSINK, encoded by the coding sequence ATGAAAATTAAAAAGGCAATAATACCAGCGGCGGGGCTAGGTACAAGATTTTTACCAGCAACTAAGGCGATGCCTAAAGAAATGTTACCTATTTTAGATAAACCTACTATCCAATATATAGTAGAAGAAGCAGTAGCAGCGGGAATTGAAGATATTATTATAGTTACAGGCAAGCATAAAAGAGCAATCGAAGATCATTTTGACAATCAAAAAGAATTGGAAATGATTCTGGAAGAAAAAGGTAAATCTGATTTACTTCAATCAGTAAAATACTCAAGCAACTTAGCAAATATGTTTTATGTAAGACAAAAAGAACAAAAAGGTTTAGGTCATGCTATATGGACCGCTAGACAATTTATAGGGAATGAACCTTTTGCTGTTTTATTAGGAGATGACATTGTACAAGCAGATACTCCAGCCATAAAACAATTGATGAACCAGTATGAAACGACAGGTAAATCAATTATAGGAGTACAACAAGTAAATGAAATTGAAACACATAGATACGGTATTGTTGATCCTGAAGAATCGTACAATGAGTTGTTTAGTGTAAATAAATTTGTAGAAAAACCAGAAATTGGGACTGCCCCTTCCAATTTAGCTATAATGGGACGCTACGTACTAAAACCAGATATATTTGATTATTTAGAGCGTCAAGAAATTGGCAGAGGTGGCGAAATACAATTAACAGATGCAATTGAACATTTAAATTCTGAAGATTGTGTATACGCTTATAATTTTGAAGGTGAACGTTATGATGTAGGTGAAAAAATAGGTTTTGTTAAAACCACAATACAATTTGCTTTAAAAGATGATTATATGAAAAAAGAAATTACAGAATTTATTAAATCCATAAATAAATAA
- a CDS encoding tyrosine-protein phosphatase, with the protein MIDVHNHLLIGVDDGPQSVEETISLLEQAKKQGITGIVVTPHHLHPKYDNIFADVEWGINKLQHNQQIKDLEIQLYAGQEIRITDQILDDLEQHKVKGINGSKYLLIELPSNSVPHYTKNLLYEIQTKGFVPIIAHPERNKAIAKNINLLYELINNGALSQITASSLTGELGKNIQKLSIQILEHNLVHFVASDAHHSESRPFSLDALFSTPKLKNIESVISMLLDNNEAMIQDKSVVTGRPIEFKRNKFFGLF; encoded by the coding sequence ATGATAGATGTTCATAATCATTTATTAATTGGTGTAGATGATGGTCCGCAATCAGTAGAAGAAACAATTAGTTTATTAGAACAAGCTAAAAAGCAAGGTATAACAGGAATCGTTGTTACACCGCATCATTTACACCCTAAATATGACAATATATTTGCTGATGTAGAATGGGGAATTAATAAGTTACAACATAATCAACAAATCAAAGACTTAGAAATCCAATTATATGCTGGTCAAGAAATCAGGATAACTGACCAAATATTGGATGATTTAGAGCAACATAAAGTTAAAGGCATTAACGGATCTAAATATCTTCTAATAGAATTACCTTCTAATTCAGTACCTCACTACACCAAGAATCTTCTTTATGAAATTCAAACTAAAGGTTTTGTTCCGATAATAGCGCATCCAGAGCGTAATAAAGCAATTGCCAAAAATATTAATTTACTTTATGAATTAATAAACAATGGTGCGTTAAGTCAAATCACTGCTTCATCTTTAACAGGTGAGCTTGGTAAAAATATACAAAAATTATCTATACAAATTTTAGAACACAATTTAGTGCATTTTGTTGCATCAGATGCACATCATTCAGAAAGTAGACCATTTAGTTTGGATGCTTTGTTTAGTACGCCTAAATTAAAAAATATTGAATCTGTTATAAGCATGTTACTAGATAATAATGAGGCAATGATTCAAGACAAGAGTGTGGTTACGGGAAGACCCATTGAATTTAAGAGGAATAAATTTTTTGGTCTATTTTAA